The stretch of DNA TAGTTCCTAACGTTTGCCGTCCGAACGTAGAATTACTTGCGATTGGTAGAGAGGTAGAGAACGAACGACTGCGATccctacgacacaatcaacagaagcggcgtgaggaagaatacattcacttgcgagacgctgtcATGAGCAACACTGAGACAACCTTTGCTATTGCCATCACgtttgttcaaacaaaaaatgaagtcaGTGGTGACCTTCTTTATAACATTACACGTTTTCGGGCCGTAATTGCAAATGGTAAATATATGCGCATTTTTAGTTTGGTTCGTCGATAAAATGCGCCCTGagaaaatcgatagtgtaaATCCTCGAGAACTCCAGATCCGTTTACTGATCAACAACTCatccgtattctgaaatccgatcgtgTCGGAAACACCCGAACCGATCGCAATATTATATTCTATCATCtgctcgactcaagtccaatcgggcTGTGCAAATGTAACAATCTTGAAACGCAATTCGATATAgacgtcattgagcttcgtgtttcgTGTTCCGTGCGAAAAGGGTAATCAATTTCCGCgtgaaataaacacatttaaaaaaaatataaattaaaataagctctaccgaaaaaaaagtgttctgtGTAACAAaataacacattctctgcaagcaGGGAAAATTCTTGAACGAGTATTGTCtctgaaaatgattttaaattatgaatgaagatTTGGCAGAAAAGCAAGGAGGTTTTTAAAAACATAGTTATGTTAGGATCAGACCTATGTCCCTATAGTAtgtaaacaacatcgagtaataattttcattcaatttttaacAATATTAAATTACTTTTGGGTCGATGGCTTGGCGTTAATCTAAAACTTTGATCGCCTTGCATAGCAGATGGAACATGAAGAAAGCGTTTTCCTAAATATTTCACCAATGTCACGAACGCAAGTGTGTGCGGATGTTCAATAGATCAGCGAAGAACTACTGATAATGGCGGACAaccattcacaaatatcaacaacgcagacattgacattGAACATCGTTGAGTAATatcatattcgcctcagctgatcAAAACATTCCatgctcatattaatgttgagttctgcaGATCGATGAAGAGCAATTAATAcgattgaggggcttagaatgaaaggggagAAAGTGACATGGtcaatttctctacatcgactctctcttttggtcataactgcagctgcaaacacattcccagctttatttgacaatgcggaagatAAGTCAGAACCatatctatcggattctatagaaaACTCAAAttagaacgtttttgcagttgagttattaactaaagaaaatgtcgatgaagagaaatcgatcaaatcccTTACACCCCTTTTATTCTGAGTCCCTCAATTGCAAGTCCACGAATAAATCAAACAATGTGGTTGTGTTTTAAATTCAGAATATCGacgtgaatactcctcgattgaataacAACGACGGAATAATTCGCTACCAAATCGGTCGATACATCAGCTCCAATGAAGTTGTCTAGCGTATCTTCGGGTTTTTAAAGAATTATCCAGCAGTTATAAGTTTTGCCGTATATCTTGAGAACAGCAAACGTATATTTTTCGCCAAATAATGGTTATGGCAggccaacgtttgccgggtcagctaatatactatattatggaatctacgttcatctattgttgacaaatcatagaactgGGCTGGAAATATGACATTAATGTTCAGCATTCCGtaacagcaaaaagtcaggtgttgtcaAATCATtaaagtatttgactgacaacaagccaatgTAACTATAAAatgttctccaactgatgattctcgtgggatttttttttcaaattttactataacttcgtttaattttgtgtgatttatacatggaAACGCGAAAAACGTGTTTGTATTGCATcaaaatgttgtttacgtcacactggaatggatcgtaacTTGTTGAGACAGTACATATACAGGTGTTGGACAATTTAcggaatccaagatggccgttaTGAGCTATCAAAATTCATTATTCTATAttgtatatacaaaatacatatAAAATCTGTTATATGTTGAGAATGATAAGTCATGCGACAACAACTTATACGTGTTTGTTTTGCTGAATCAGTTGTAAAATCAATATCttcttattctttatttttaagaggctttaaactttgcattcCATTCGCCTCTAAACAAATCAATATGTTGTACTCTTTGAATTTAAAAtcaaatacatatataaagaAGCGAAAAAgttttcgtgttgttttgagaaatttttttaaaagtgtgttccaaaGTTATGTTTGATTCGTTTGTATTCTATTAATTATTGAAAAACTTTGCCATAACTTCCATTGTAATTAAAGGAGAAATATGATTTATGGATAGATAGAAGAATTTATATACAATGTTCGAAcatatcaataaaaatatttcatacgAAAATTAACAACGGCACTCTCATTTTAGAGCTTTTATATCCCTGTAAAATCAGAAGCAGTCGGAATTAATCATTGTTATGATCAATTTTGCGTGGAATTGCTGTATGTCAATAAAatgtgaataaaaatgaatatcAATGAAAACTGTACCTAGGTAAAGTAACTGCATCTCTAAAAGgttgtaataacccaacaaatccAACTTGATTAGGACCTTTCCGAATTTGAATATATTCTAAAACTTTTCGctctaataatgttaaaaaagctACTCCACAGTACAGAATACTTTCAATACTTTACCTGGAGTATCTTTCAGCCGTTCGCCTTTGTGCTTAATACCAAATGTGTAGGCAGGAGAGTGATCAAGTTTCGATTTGTCTGGATTGTAGGTTCCGGGCGCTACAAAAGAAAATAACTGTCAGTTGCGTACTTTGTGCTTTGTGAAACCGTCAGaaaatatcattcaaataatcatATAACCATTGGTTTGCTCCATTACCTGGCACATCGTTCACCTTCTCCCGATTAACTTTGATACCAAAAGGATAAGACGGCCCATGGTCCAACTTCACAGCCTCAGGTTTGTAAGCACCAGGCGCAGGAGTGACTTCAATCCTGTCGATGTTAGGTCTCACTCCGAAAGTGAATGCAGGATTGTGAATTTTCATCTTCTCCGGGCAATAGGCGCCAGGTGCAGGTGTTGGGTCAGTTTTATCCAGATTGGGTCTCACTCCAAAGCTGTATTGAGGTGCGTGATCGAGGGTGCACTTTTCAGGGGAATATGAACCAGGAGCAGGGGTCTCGCTGATTTTTGACCCCTTCGTTTTCACACCAAAACTGTACGCGGGTGTGATTTTTTCGACAATTTTATCATTGTTGTATGCTCCCGGACCGGGTACGATATCCTTTTTCTCAACGTTTGTTTTCACTCCGAAGCTGTACGCTGGAGTTTTATCAATTGTTTTGTCAGAATCGTAAGCACCTGGCCCAGGAATGCTGTTTGGTTTATCGAGATTGGTTTTAACCCCAAAACTGTATGCTGGAGTACTTTTGTCGAGCACCTTCTCGGCGTCATATGATCCTGGTCCAGGGATGTTATTTGGCTTATCGAGATTAGTTTTGACTCCAAAACTGTATGCTGGAGTTTTATCAATTGTTTTGTCGGAGTCGTAGGCACCTGGTCCAGGGATGCTGTTTGGCTTTTCGAGATTGGTTTTGACGCCAAAACTGTATGATGGAGTGCTCTTATCGAGCATCTTCTCAGCATCGTATGCTCCTGGCCCTGGTATATTGTTAGGTTTCGAAACATTACACTTTAATCCGAAGCTATATGTAGGTGTATTGTTGTCGGTATTCGTATTATAAGTCCCCGGTCCCGGAACATTATTAGGTTTGTTAACGTTCGTCTTTACTCCAAAACTATAAGCTGGAGTGTTCTCCGCTATTTTATCGGTATCGTATGCCCCCGGACCGGGGATTGTACTCGGTTTCTCAAGATTATTTCGCGCTCCAAAACTGTACGCAGGACTGCTATCTAATTTGGCCTTTTCGGGAGAATATGCCCCTGGGGCAGGAACGGCGTCCACTCGGTCGATTGTCGATCTGATACCGAAGCTATACTTCGGCGCCCCATCCTGGTTGACCTTTTCCGGGGAGTAGGCCCCCGGAGCCGGATTGCTGTTAGGTTTGTCGGTGTTCGTTCGATGGCCGAAGCTGTAAGCGGGGTTATGATCTAGGTTTACTTTCTCTACAGCGTAAGCCGTGGGAGCGGGTGTGTCGCTTGGTTTCGCGTGATTGATACGCATGCCGAATGCGAATGCGGGTGAGTGGTCGAGTTTGGCCTTCTCTGGCTCGTACTGACAGGGTGCTGCGGGAGGAAGTGTTTGATGGAGTGAGTGATAAACATAAACAGATGTTTTAaaataacaaattaaaaaaaaaacgaaaaaggcTAAAATTGAATGATGGTTTGATCATAAAATAAAACTCTACCGGACATCAGCATGCATCAATTTAATGACACTCACACAAAAGACTTACCCGGATTGGTGTTAGGCTTATCGAGATTAGGCCTTATTCCGAAACTGTAGGATGGTGTGTTATCTATTTTAGCTTTCTCGGGTTCATATGCTCCTGGAGCAGGTGTATTACTGGGTTTCTCAATGATTGTTCGTAGACCAAAGGAGTAGGCTGGTTTGCGGTCGAGAGCTAGGCTAGATTTTTCCGGTTGATAAGCTCCGGGTGCTGTGTAAAACGCAACAAAATTATAATTATGTGACGATGGGATCTGCGACAGCACGGAACTTACCAGGCGTATCTTCGTGCTTCTCGGGGATAACTTTAAGGCCAAAGCTAAACTTTGGTGATTTGTCTTGCAATATTTTTTCCGGAGAGTAGGTACCAGGAGCTACAGAATCCGGAGGAATAAGGATGAAATGTTACCACTCAAACGCAAGTGTTACTCATGGAATTTTTTTGATTGGAGCGAACATTACCTGGCGTTTCACTACGAATTTTTACTTCCGGCCTGATGCCAAATGAAAACTTAGGTGTGCTATCTAGTACTACTTTTTCTGGCTTATAATCACACGGAGCTAAAAGTGAAAAAGATAGGGGCTTTAGAGAATGCTCTGGCTGTGTCGAAATGTTCAACAGTTTTTGCCAAATACTTTCGTCACGCATGTCAACTAAATACGTTTTAATGGTACAAGCTATATTAGACGTGATGACGACAGTCTACTACTAATActacactttttttttggaaattataCGGATATAAAACTGGCTTCTACAATTTGTAGTATAACTCTCGTGAATATTCAAGCAATTCAAAACCTTTCATTGTTAAATCAATACAGTTTAGTAGTGAGATTATCAGAGCACAAGATTTTCAGTTTAAAGAGAATTGATCGGTTAGgatttttttgtgattattgAATAATTTGTGTTCACATATCAAATAGCAATGTAGCAATGTTATGGTTTAATTTAtgaaatgaataatgaataagctattacatgaaatttaaaaaatcggaattctttcttatgccaaatgacttaaaaatgcataaaatgtcgagatctggtgtcatctaaaaaaaaattggctggaaatcgaccttctgggacttagccTAAGTGGCAATGAATTTCGATTTGATATTATAGGAATTTGTAGcggcagaaaaaaatgctttttcgtgtgctgaagggtgatatggacaaataaaagcaccttcTTCAAAAGTTTTAAAATAGTTTTTATGTATAGGAGCAGACATCTTGTCCTCTCAGAATGCACGTTAGCTTgaaattgtacccaaaaaaaaagtccaaacgatgtcaacggggatcgaatgCAAAGTCagtcggctggaatgcaaggctgttttgcacgaccacgctatccacatagccactggtgtTGTTGTATAAATGcgcgataatattacacctcattataaaattaacttggaaagtgttttctaagagtaaaaagaagagcataaatatatatgtatttggcaaactatgcgaaaagctttaatgcgtgctttttgcaatgtgtctcttgtttcgctcgctcatattgctcttcTATTGCTAtatcatatatattatacaaatgatatagcAGAATGagagagtagcacattttccGTTATTTCTGTGCTCGTTTTAAGTAACAAATCGGGATGCCTAAACaaatgctaaaaattaattttgggtgtcaCAGGTCTAAAAGAAAAGTTGTACAATCTTACTGGTGCTGGCCTCAATGGTATGACTTCTCAATGAGTGTTGTTCGTAAAGTTTGCTGAGAATGTACTATAAACATCATCTGAATCGAACTCACTGGGCCGAGACTTTTTTTTACTTGTCGACTCCAAAACTCGTTCCCAGCTTCCATAAGGTTTTCGACAGATTTCTGCTGTCTAAGAACGTTTCCATTTCTACAGATGTTTTATTCGGCAGATAGTTTGATCGGATTGGGCTGCTAGTGCGCACACCGAACCAACAAATCGGTCGGATTGGTGAAGAAGGCGCAGGCAGTGATATATTATTTAGTGAAAAAGCCTACACAATGCATTCTCAATAACTTACTACCAGGGCTcgggcaaagtcatattcaactgaggggATAGTCAggagactatgaagaaattcgtcttcgtattcaattggaaacaagtcaacatgactcaacagtagataatgaaaatggaaatcttgaattttcaaagcgaacttgattaaaaatgttgatgtcCACGAAAaaccaccctatgcaaaatgtcagctcaatcggacttcatttactagtgtcgcacagccgtcaaagtttgagttttttgaaaacccgaaaaatcaccaaaggaaatcggagttttcgaaaaaaaaattatgccaaatgtcttcaaattgcatgaaacgtcaagatctattgtcatctcgaaaaattttaagTTAGTCTTttgttcggaatacgaggc from Toxorhynchites rutilus septentrionalis strain SRP chromosome 3, ASM2978413v1, whole genome shotgun sequence encodes:
- the LOC129778543 gene encoding uncharacterized protein LOC129778543; this translates as MGGFEQRPWTPTKRRGPIAAEHRGPGPQYLLPQLLGTRVVDSKRAAAPAYSFGQRHRPRTESFSPGPLYNITGLGCKGKDTPPAYCLQSRPKEIPKYLTPAPGEYNVEKADKMLVKSAPRYTFGVKKPPKSTSETPAPCDYKPEKVVLDSTPKFSFGIRPEVKIRSETPAPGTYSPEKILQDKSPKFSFGLKVIPEKHEDTPAPGAYQPEKSSLALDRKPAYSFGLRTIIEKPSNTPAPGAYEPEKAKIDNTPSYSFGIRPNLDKPNTNPAPCQYEPEKAKLDHSPAFAFGMRINHAKPSDTPAPTAYAVEKVNLDHNPAYSFGHRTNTDKPNSNPAPGAYSPEKVNQDGAPKYSFGIRSTIDRVDAVPAPGAYSPEKAKLDSSPAYSFGARNNLEKPSTIPGPGAYDTDKIAENTPAYSFGVKTNVNKPNNVPGPGTYNTNTDNNTPTYSFGLKCNVSKPNNIPGPGAYDAEKMLDKSTPSYSFGVKTNLEKPNSIPGPGAYDSDKTIDKTPAYSFGVKTNLDKPNNIPGPGSYDAEKVLDKSTPAYSFGVKTNLDKPNSIPGPGAYDSDKTIDKTPAYSFGVKTNVEKKDIVPGPGAYNNDKIVEKITPAYSFGVKTKGSKISETPAPGSYSPEKCTLDHAPQYSFGVRPNLDKTDPTPAPGAYCPEKMKIHNPAFTFGVRPNIDRIEVTPAPGAYKPEAVKLDHGPSYPFGIKVNREKVNDVPAPGTYNPDKSKLDHSPAYTFGIKHKGERLKDTPAPSAYEPEKFKVDSTPAFTFGVKVNCEKLSDSPVSPTTTIMSNGSDDGTITINRSDSNATSTALMANGGTVALQQQSSASAKSTSHNQQQQQSQTQVVTNGNTITTTTTSGSVKVTRGRTTVCEERVTATNGVVGADGKTTTTVVTSVTDDNMVPNCIAGVKSLQNVQHQRMVCTGHFRA